In Campylobacter sp. 2014D-0216, the following proteins share a genomic window:
- a CDS encoding apolipoprotein N-acyltransferase: MKSKYFRFLPFLPLFLKFINSNSTTFKIIKAFFSALLLSNFIYFSFFENLLFEFISPFLSIYGLILLLKSRDKLAYFYTGFFIGILWFWWISLSSIYFDLAYLIPLELMIIGLIYGFLFWVCYFFKYDFLRLCGIFALSFIHPFGFDWLNWGVLSVYGIFDASYQGIIAMFLIAYFYYEKYISRYYKIAIIFILVLIGAQYEQKPSQTLGLDYKLIQTNIPQDQKFIQENLQTHSKDIFLQINQAIKEGKEVIIFPETAFAFALNKAPNYLQALKELSKHIIIITGAISTTPNHLYNSTYVFDNGQIQVFNKHYLVPFGEEIPLFKNFFKKYLLNIDEFSRGKELNQYTLNNQLITNAICFEATKESLYKDTQIMIAISNNAWFSHSSEYKLQNFLMRFYANNYQVSIYHAVNGKENAVIQPKEMLILKIKDRFLKQNEA, from the coding sequence ATGAAGTCCAAATATTTCCGTTTTCTGCCATTTCTTCCCCTTTTTTTAAAATTCATAAATTCTAATTCTACCACTTTTAAAATAATAAAAGCCTTTTTTTCTGCACTTTTATTGTCAAATTTTATTTATTTTTCTTTTTTTGAAAATTTACTTTTTGAATTTATCTCTCCTTTTTTAAGTATCTATGGTTTGATATTGTTATTAAAAAGTAGAGATAAACTAGCGTATTTTTATACGGGATTTTTTATAGGAATTTTATGGTTTTGGTGGATTAGTTTATCTTCTATTTATTTTGATTTAGCCTATTTAATCCCTTTGGAGCTTATGATAATTGGCTTGATTTATGGTTTTTTGTTTTGGGTTTGTTATTTTTTCAAATATGATTTTTTAAGACTTTGCGGGATTTTTGCACTTAGTTTTATCCACCCTTTTGGTTTTGATTGGCTAAATTGGGGTGTTTTAAGCGTATATGGCATTTTCGATGCAAGCTATCAAGGTATTATAGCTATGTTTTTAATTGCTTATTTTTATTATGAAAAATATATTTCAAGATATTATAAAATAGCGATTATATTTATCTTAGTTTTAATCGGCGCACAATATGAACAAAAACCATCACAAACTCTTGGATTAGACTATAAATTAATCCAAACCAATATCCCACAAGATCAAAAATTCATACAAGAAAACCTACAAACACATTCTAAAGATATTTTTCTTCAAATCAACCAAGCTATAAAAGAAGGTAAAGAAGTAATTATCTTTCCTGAAACAGCTTTTGCTTTTGCCTTAAACAAAGCACCTAATTATCTACAAGCCTTAAAAGAACTTTCTAAACATATTATCATTATAACAGGGGCTATCAGCACCACGCCTAACCATCTATACAATAGCACTTATGTATTTGATAATGGGCAAATACAAGTTTTTAACAAACATTATCTTGTACCTTTTGGAGAAGAAATTCCACTATTTAAAAACTTTTTTAAGAAATATCTTTTAAATATAGATGAATTTTCAAGAGGTAAAGAGTTAAACCAATATACCCTCAACAATCAACTCATTACCAATGCAATATGTTTTGAGGCTACCAAAGAAAGTCTTTATAAAGACACACAAATCATGATTGCAATTTCAAATAATGCATGGTTTAGCCATTCAAGTGAATATAAACTACAAAATTTCCTAATGCGTTTTTATGCTAATAACTATCAAGTAAGTATATATCATGCGGTTAATGGAAAAGAAAATGCGGTAATTCAACCCAAAGAAATGCTAATTTTAAAGATAAAAGATAGATTTTTAAAGCAAAACGAAGCCTAA
- the yajC gene encoding preprotein translocase subunit YajC has product MAENGNIWTSLLPLIVLFAIFYFLVIRPQQKQAKDHKLMVSSLEKGDKIITNGGIICEVVKPEEDFIKVKLNDENVVVKISRDFIAKKIDA; this is encoded by the coding sequence ATGGCAGAAAACGGAAATATTTGGACTTCATTGTTGCCTCTCATTGTGCTTTTTGCGATTTTTTATTTTTTGGTTATTAGACCACAACAAAAACAAGCAAAAGACCACAAATTGATGGTTTCATCTTTAGAAAAAGGAGATAAAATCATCACCAATGGTGGAATAATTTGCGAGGTGGTAAAACCAGAAGAGGATTTTATCAAAGTTAAGCTTAATGATGAAAATGTAGTTGTAAAAATTTCTAGAGATTTTATAGCAAAGAAAATTGATGCGTAG
- a CDS encoding Mur ligase family protein, whose protein sequence is MKLQQVLSQKTMHVRKISRFFMMSMYEKYKEHFVKTKNIQIIGTNGKGSTGRFLALLLLKQGYKVGHYTSPHIFEFNERFWLNGEVVSDELLDKAHEKLESIFLEDVKRLSYFEYATFLAFFVFENCDYIILEAGVGGEYDATSVFERDFSIYTKIGFDHQDLLGKNLEEIARTKLKAMSANALICCNQEPKVLSLAQKISKLKQAHLYVSSWNKNEIINQYVQEYINKNQLAPFLKENLLMALEALALICAYDETKIIQSIISLPRLDLRGRCEQVSQNVFVDVGHNEMAALALVEIFKEKKVHLVYNCFLDKDSYKILKVLKPIIKIVEIYEYESRDRPLAGSVLLENLEKLNIAYQKFKAIKKDELYLVFGSFVLVENFLRGNNER, encoded by the coding sequence ATGAAATTACAACAAGTTCTTTCACAAAAAACAATGCATGTGCGAAAAATTAGTAGATTTTTCATGATGAGTATGTATGAAAAATACAAAGAGCATTTTGTAAAAACTAAAAACATTCAAATCATTGGAACCAATGGCAAAGGTAGCACAGGTAGATTTTTAGCTCTTTTACTTTTAAAACAAGGTTATAAGGTAGGACATTATACTAGTCCACATATTTTTGAATTTAATGAAAGATTTTGGCTCAATGGAGAGGTTGTAAGTGATGAGCTTTTGGACAAAGCTCATGAGAAACTAGAAAGCATTTTTTTAGAAGATGTAAAAAGATTAAGTTATTTTGAATATGCAACTTTTTTAGCTTTTTTTGTTTTTGAAAATTGTGATTATATTATACTAGAGGCCGGAGTAGGTGGGGAGTATGATGCTACTAGTGTGTTTGAAAGGGATTTTAGCATCTATACTAAAATAGGGTTTGATCACCAAGATTTACTAGGTAAAAATTTAGAAGAAATAGCAAGAACAAAACTAAAAGCCATGAGCGCCAATGCTTTGATTTGTTGTAATCAAGAGCCAAAGGTATTAAGTCTAGCTCAAAAAATTTCCAAGCTAAAACAAGCCCATTTATATGTAAGTTCTTGGAATAAAAATGAAATAATCAACCAATATGTGCAAGAATACATAAATAAAAATCAATTAGCGCCTTTTTTAAAAGAGAATTTATTGATGGCTTTGGAAGCTTTAGCTTTAATTTGTGCTTATGATGAGACAAAAATAATCCAAAGCATCATCTCTTTACCAAGACTTGATTTAAGAGGAAGATGTGAGCAAGTTAGCCAAAATGTATTTGTTGATGTGGGGCATAATGAGATGGCTGCTTTGGCTTTGGTTGAAATTTTCAAGGAAAAAAAAGTTCACTTAGTTTATAATTGTTTCTTAGATAAAGATTCTTATAAAATTTTAAAGGTTTTAAAGCCTATTATAAAAATAGTTGAGATTTATGAATATGAGAGTAGAGATAGACCTTTGGCAGGTTCTGTTTTGCTTGAAAATTTGGAAAAATTAAATATTGCTTATCAAAAATTTAAGGCTATAAAAAAAGATGAGTTGTATTTGGTGTTTGGATCTTTTGTATTGGTAGAAAATTTTTTAAGAGGAAATAATGAAAGATAA
- the secD gene encoding protein translocase subunit SecD: protein MRSGKITYRSIIFFVVFLIGLVFSIPSFMQTQSGAKINLGLDLQGGLHMLLGVEVEEAVKSKVKSIASSLSYSINKEDIIVDKIKVNNASIEFTLLDDNDVAKVDLLLKDIKGLAITTDNLHYTLSLTQEEIKLTHEQAILQAVETIRNRLDQFGLAEPNVARSGEDKILVELPGIKTAADEARARELIAKAAHLQLMEVDDVRIDQVNNLTPSQAAEYGDLIFEDAKNPQIKYLVKSIPILDGSMLTDAKVGFAQSNNLPVINFTLNSEGAKKFGDYTGNNVGKRLAIVLDDKVYSAPRINERIGGGSGQISGSFTVEEAHDVAIALRSGALLAPVKMLEKRSVGPSLGADSIKMSMIALAGASILVIAFMVMYYGIAGVFANIALVANILVIIAVMAMFGATLTLPGMAGLVLTVGMAVDSNVIINERIRELLREGASIRQSVENGYKHAMSAILDANITSLITSIALYAYGTGAVKGFAVTLSIGILVSMITSIIGTHGMFEMFMNRMEKSNNTRLWFGYRRP from the coding sequence ATGCGTAGTGGAAAGATTACTTATAGAAGTATTATTTTCTTTGTAGTTTTTCTTATAGGACTTGTATTTTCTATACCTTCTTTTATGCAGACCCAAAGCGGAGCAAAGATCAATCTAGGACTTGACTTGCAAGGTGGCTTGCATATGTTATTAGGCGTGGAAGTGGAAGAGGCAGTTAAATCAAAGGTTAAATCCATAGCCTCTTCTTTGAGTTATTCTATCAATAAAGAAGATATTATTGTTGATAAAATCAAAGTTAATAATGCTAGTATTGAATTTACCTTATTAGATGATAATGATGTGGCCAAGGTGGATTTATTGTTAAAAGATATTAAAGGTTTGGCCATTACAACTGATAATTTACACTACACACTTTCTTTAACCCAAGAAGAAATCAAATTAACTCACGAACAAGCTATTTTACAAGCTGTTGAAACAATCAGAAACAGACTAGATCAATTTGGTCTTGCAGAACCAAATGTAGCAAGATCGGGTGAGGATAAAATTTTAGTAGAACTTCCAGGTATAAAAACTGCTGCAGATGAAGCTAGAGCTAGAGAGCTTATTGCAAAAGCGGCACATTTGCAATTAATGGAAGTAGATGATGTTAGAATAGATCAAGTAAACAATCTCACACCAAGCCAAGCAGCTGAATATGGAGATTTGATTTTTGAAGATGCGAAAAATCCACAAATTAAATATCTTGTAAAATCTATACCAATTCTTGATGGTTCTATGCTAACAGATGCAAAGGTAGGTTTTGCACAAAGCAATAATCTTCCCGTGATTAATTTTACTTTAAATTCAGAAGGTGCGAAGAAATTTGGAGATTATACTGGAAATAATGTAGGTAAACGCTTAGCTATAGTTTTAGATGATAAGGTTTATTCAGCACCAAGAATTAATGAAAGAATAGGCGGGGGTAGTGGGCAAATTAGTGGTAGTTTTACTGTCGAAGAAGCTCATGATGTGGCGATTGCTTTAAGAAGTGGGGCGCTTTTAGCACCGGTTAAAATGCTTGAAAAAAGAAGTGTTGGACCATCTTTGGGTGCTGATAGTATTAAAATGAGTATGATAGCCTTAGCGGGTGCTTCTATTTTGGTTATTGCTTTTATGGTGATGTATTATGGCATAGCGGGAGTTTTTGCAAATATTGCTTTGGTTGCAAATATTTTGGTTATCATTGCTGTAATGGCGATGTTTGGAGCAACTTTAACCCTACCTGGTATGGCAGGACTTGTTCTTACTGTGGGTATGGCAGTAGACTCTAATGTTATTATTAATGAAAGAATCAGAGAATTACTGCGTGAGGGTGCTAGTATAAGACAAAGTGTGGAAAATGGCTACAAGCATGCTATGAGTGCGATTTTAGACGCTAATATTACCTCGCTTATTACCTCAATAGCGCTTTATGCTTATGGTACAGGTGCTGTGAAAGGTTTTGCGGTAACTTTGAGTATTGGTATTTTGGTTTCTATGATCACTTCTATTATAGGAACTCATGGTATGTTTGAAATGTTTATGAATCGTATGGAAAAAAGCAATAATACGAGATTATGGTTTGGATATAGGAGACCTTGA
- the leuS gene encoding leucine--tRNA ligase has translation MAYEAGKIEKKWQKIWQEKEYFEPKDDFSLPKKYILSMFPYPSGRIHMGHVRNYSIGDAMARYYRKKGFNVLHPIGFDSFGMPAENAAIKHGIHPKKWTYENIDYMQNELASLGFSFSKKRMLATSDPLYTKFEQEFFIKMYEKGLIYTKEAEVNWCENDKTVLANEQVEDGKCWRCGHEVVRKKMPGYYVKITAYADELLQDLKKLEGKWPNQVLTMQENWIGKSTGLSFDFDLEENDKVDAVKINVFTTRAETIYGVSYIALAPDHAIVNELIEKKLLDQDVIAKIQNIQNQTPRQRQAAVKEGYFLNLHVIHPLSKEKIPLWVANFVLSDYGSGAVMSVPAHDERDYEFAKTYNLAIKKVIYKDENDAQCYTLKDGILVNSGEFNHIECNEAREKISLKIEALGIGKKVTNFKIRDWGVSRQRYWGAPIPMIKCNSCGLVPQKLENLPITLPEDVVINGEGNPLDKHETWKKCACPKCGKEAQKESDTLDTFFESSWYFARFASDDKTWQEKAVDEKSVDYWMNVDEYIGGIEHAILHLLYARFFQKALRDLGYLKDDEPFNRLLTQGMVTKDGAKMSKSKGNVVDPDYIIEKYGADSARLFILFAAPPAKELEWNDSALEGAFKFINRLYEKAMSLEGGKLGEIDHQSLSKDEKYARMKVYEALKKSFEVYEESFAFNTLIAACMEALNALNAINHKEILKEAFYIILNILEPIIPHVCFELSEHLFTCENFKVLELKNEVFVKDSFNIAISVNGKKRAQIEIASEANNEQVLTQAKESVAKWLEGKEIIKEIYIDKKLVNLVVK, from the coding sequence ATGGCATATGAAGCAGGTAAAATAGAAAAAAAATGGCAAAAAATTTGGCAAGAAAAAGAGTATTTTGAACCAAAAGATGATTTTTCTTTGCCTAAAAAATACATTTTATCTATGTTTCCATATCCAAGTGGTAGAATTCATATGGGACATGTGAGAAATTATAGCATTGGTGATGCTATGGCTAGATATTATAGAAAAAAAGGCTTTAATGTCTTACATCCCATTGGTTTTGATAGCTTTGGTATGCCTGCTGAAAATGCTGCGATAAAACATGGCATTCACCCTAAAAAATGGACTTATGAAAATATTGACTACATGCAAAATGAGCTCGCTTCTTTAGGATTTTCTTTTTCTAAAAAAAGAATGCTTGCAACTTCTGATCCTTTATACACTAAATTTGAGCAAGAATTTTTCATTAAAATGTATGAAAAAGGATTAATTTATACCAAAGAAGCTGAAGTAAATTGGTGTGAAAATGATAAAACAGTGTTAGCTAATGAGCAGGTTGAAGATGGTAAATGTTGGCGCTGTGGGCATGAAGTTGTTCGTAAGAAAATGCCAGGATATTATGTAAAAATCACTGCCTATGCAGATGAGTTGCTGCAGGATTTAAAAAAACTTGAAGGAAAATGGCCCAATCAAGTTTTAACCATGCAAGAAAACTGGATAGGTAAAAGCACAGGACTTAGTTTTGATTTTGATCTAGAAGAAAATGATAAAGTTGATGCGGTAAAAATCAATGTATTTACTACAAGAGCTGAAACAATTTATGGTGTGTCTTATATCGCTTTGGCACCTGATCATGCAATAGTAAATGAATTAATCGAAAAAAAGCTATTAGATCAAGATGTGATTGCTAAAATTCAAAATATACAAAACCAAACCCCACGTCAAAGACAGGCTGCGGTAAAAGAAGGATATTTTTTAAATCTCCATGTTATTCATCCGCTAAGCAAAGAGAAAATTCCTTTGTGGGTAGCTAACTTTGTTTTAAGTGATTATGGTAGTGGAGCGGTTATGAGTGTGCCTGCTCATGATGAGAGAGATTATGAGTTTGCAAAAACTTATAACTTAGCTATAAAAAAAGTTATCTACAAAGACGAAAATGATGCACAATGTTATACTTTAAAAGATGGCATTTTGGTTAATAGTGGAGAATTTAACCATATTGAGTGTAATGAAGCAAGAGAAAAAATTAGTTTGAAAATTGAAGCTTTGGGTATAGGTAAAAAGGTTACTAATTTTAAAATTCGTGATTGGGGGGTTTCTAGACAAAGATACTGGGGTGCTCCTATCCCTATGATTAAGTGTAATAGCTGTGGATTGGTTCCTCAAAAGTTAGAAAATTTACCTATTACCTTACCAGAAGATGTGGTGATTAATGGTGAGGGCAATCCACTAGATAAACATGAGACATGGAAAAAGTGTGCTTGTCCAAAATGTGGTAAAGAGGCACAAAAAGAAAGTGATACCTTGGATACATTTTTTGAAAGCTCTTGGTATTTTGCGCGTTTTGCAAGCGATGATAAAACATGGCAAGAAAAAGCAGTTGATGAAAAAAGTGTTGATTATTGGATGAATGTTGATGAATATATTGGCGGGATTGAACACGCAATATTGCATTTGCTTTATGCTAGATTTTTCCAAAAAGCACTTAGAGATCTAGGATATTTAAAAGATGATGAGCCTTTTAATAGATTACTAACTCAAGGTATGGTGACAAAAGATGGCGCCAAAATGAGTAAGTCTAAGGGCAATGTGGTTGATCCAGATTATATTATAGAAAAATATGGTGCAGATAGTGCAAGATTGTTTATATTATTTGCTGCACCACCTGCTAAGGAACTTGAATGGAACGATAGTGCCTTAGAAGGTGCATTTAAATTTATTAATAGACTATATGAAAAAGCTATGAGTTTGGAAGGTGGAAAACTAGGAGAGATTGATCATCAAAGTTTAAGTAAGGATGAAAAATACGCTAGAATGAAAGTGTATGAAGCTTTGAAAAAATCTTTTGAAGTTTATGAGGAAAGCTTTGCTTTTAATACCTTAATAGCTGCTTGTATGGAAGCGCTAAATGCATTAAATGCAATCAATCACAAAGAGATCTTAAAAGAAGCTTTTTATATTATCTTAAATATTTTAGAACCTATTATCCCACATGTTTGCTTTGAGTTGAGTGAGCATTTGTTTACTTGTGAAAATTTCAAAGTATTAGAGCTTAAAAATGAAGTTTTTGTAAAAGATAGTTTTAATATCGCCATTAGTGTAAATGGTAAAAAAAGAGCGCAGATTGAGATTGCTTCAGAGGCTAATAATGAGCAGGTTTTAACCCAAGCTAAAGAAAGTGTAGCAAAATGGCTAGAAGGTAAAGAGATAATTAAAGAAATTTATATTGATAAAAAATTAGTCAATTTGGTGGTTAAATGA
- the lptE gene encoding LPS assembly lipoprotein LptE produces MKKYFVFCFAFLIVACGYIPSSQMASRVLGENVFLKINISKQDPGNSVYITDILREAMLNKLGRKITDEYNADSSIIVTMKKLEFHPMVYDKNGYVVNYKAELYLEFLMRYKNGKEELVNTKGSYNFDINPNSIISDQARFEAIKNASSEAFDEFVSIIAIKGYNAKSY; encoded by the coding sequence ATGAAAAAATACTTTGTATTTTGTTTTGCATTTTTGATCGTAGCTTGTGGATATATTCCATCATCTCAAATGGCAAGTAGGGTTTTAGGTGAAAATGTTTTTTTAAAAATCAATATCAGCAAGCAAGATCCTGGAAATAGCGTATATATCACAGATATTCTAAGAGAAGCGATGCTAAATAAGTTAGGCAGGAAAATTACAGATGAGTATAATGCTGATAGTTCCATCATAGTGACAATGAAAAAACTTGAATTTCACCCTATGGTGTATGATAAAAATGGTTATGTTGTAAACTACAAAGCGGAGCTTTATTTGGAATTTTTAATGCGTTATAAAAATGGAAAAGAAGAACTTGTTAATACCAAAGGAAGTTATAACTTTGATATCAATCCTAATTCTATCATCAGTGATCAAGCTAGATTTGAAGCGATTAAAAATGCCTCAAGTGAAGCCTTTGATGAGTTTGTTTCTATTATAGCTATTAAGGGTTATAATGCCAAGTCATATTAA
- the secF gene encoding protein translocase subunit SecF, with the protein MQFFSQKHVYDFMKMRFAAISLSFILFFGSIVVLFTKGLNFGIDFTGGTLVQLQYEQKAPLAEIRNALAANENLKGASVTEFGSDNEVIIRFSGSSDSLGSDIGVSIANLLQGTGSFEVRRVDVVGPKVGDELRNKGLMAVGISLIAILIYLAIRFEWRFAMASIVCEIHDIVITLGAIALFEIDVNLDILAAVLTVLGYSLNDTIIIFDRIREGVKTSKNSKLDLIINESVSATLSRTTLTTGLTLITVVVLYFFGGSMIEGFALTMIVGIVAGTASSIFVASPALLWFKFSVAQYRQKELEKIKKKQEKEKLRSMYEKGTV; encoded by the coding sequence ATGCAATTTTTTAGTCAAAAACATGTTTATGATTTTATGAAAATGAGATTTGCAGCAATCTCTTTATCTTTTATTTTATTTTTTGGTTCTATTGTAGTTCTTTTTACTAAGGGCTTAAATTTTGGAATTGATTTTACTGGCGGTACTTTAGTGCAGTTGCAGTATGAGCAAAAAGCGCCACTAGCTGAAATTCGTAATGCTTTAGCTGCTAATGAAAATTTAAAAGGTGCAAGTGTAACTGAGTTTGGTAGTGATAATGAAGTAATCATTCGTTTTTCAGGAAGTAGCGATAGCTTGGGAAGTGATATTGGTGTGAGTATTGCTAATTTATTGCAAGGAACTGGTAGTTTTGAGGTGCGCCGTGTGGATGTGGTAGGTCCAAAAGTAGGTGATGAATTACGCAATAAAGGTCTTATGGCAGTAGGAATTTCACTGATTGCGATTTTGATTTATTTAGCAATAAGATTTGAATGGCGTTTTGCTATGGCTTCTATAGTTTGTGAAATTCATGATATTGTTATTACTTTGGGCGCTATTGCTTTATTTGAAATTGATGTAAATTTAGATATTTTAGCGGCTGTTTTAACAGTGCTTGGCTATTCTTTAAATGATACAATCATTATTTTTGACAGGATTAGAGAAGGTGTTAAAACTAGTAAAAATTCAAAACTTGATCTCATTATCAATGAATCAGTTTCAGCAACTCTATCAAGAACAACTTTGACTACAGGTTTAACTTTAATTACTGTAGTGGTGCTTTATTTCTTTGGTGGATCGATGATAGAGGGCTTTGCTTTAACCATGATAGTGGGGATTGTAGCAGGTACTGCAAGTTCTATCTTTGTGGCAAGTCCAGCACTTTTATGGTTTAAATTTAGTGTTGCACAATATCGCCAAAAAGAATTAGAAAAAATCAAAAAGAAACAAGAAAAAGAAAAATTAAGATCGATGTATGAAAAAGGAACAGTGTAA
- the metK gene encoding methionine adenosyltransferase: MYLFTSEVVSAGHPDKCADIIADSIVDAFLTHDKDSRVASEVFVAGNKVVIGGEIKSKHKLEKNDYENIVKKALADIGYNGHPHFSKKQCLHPDDLDVMVFLNEQSPDINQGVDQEDGEIGAGDQGIMFGFASNEAKEYMPAAISYARMLCDKVYEFAKNNPDKLGVDIKTQVTIDYVSKENFENCKPQSIHTIVVSAPCVESMKIEDLRALVMELILDSNLPKELFCPEKTRILINPTGKYVNHSSLHDSGLTGRKLIVDSFGGYAPIGGGAQSSKDYTKVDRSGLYAARWLAKNIVAAGLAKKCIVQLSYAIGVAKPTSVSVDCMGTNTRLNDDILSDFVMKTFPLTPNWIKNKFNLDKPSKDTFMYADVAARGQVGQADYPWEKLDAVEEFKAL; this comes from the coding sequence ATGTATTTATTTACTTCTGAAGTTGTGAGCGCAGGACATCCTGATAAATGTGCAGATATTATCGCAGATTCTATAGTGGATGCTTTTTTAACTCATGATAAAGATTCAAGGGTTGCTAGTGAAGTTTTTGTAGCAGGAAATAAAGTTGTCATTGGTGGCGAGATTAAGTCAAAACATAAGCTTGAAAAAAACGATTATGAAAATATTGTAAAAAAAGCTTTAGCGGATATTGGTTATAATGGACATCCGCATTTTAGTAAAAAGCAATGTTTACATCCTGATGATTTAGATGTAATGGTATTTTTAAATGAGCAAAGTCCTGATATCAACCAAGGTGTTGATCAAGAAGATGGAGAAATTGGCGCGGGTGATCAAGGGATTATGTTTGGTTTTGCAAGTAATGAGGCTAAAGAATATATGCCAGCGGCTATTTCTTACGCTAGAATGCTTTGTGATAAAGTATATGAGTTTGCAAAAAATAATCCTGATAAACTTGGTGTAGATATTAAAACTCAAGTTACTATTGATTATGTTAGCAAAGAAAATTTTGAAAATTGCAAACCGCAAAGCATTCATACTATTGTAGTTTCAGCACCTTGTGTTGAAAGTATGAAAATAGAAGACTTAAGAGCTTTGGTGATGGAGTTGATTTTGGATTCTAATTTACCAAAAGAACTTTTTTGTCCAGAAAAAACAAGAATTTTAATCAATCCAACTGGCAAATATGTCAACCATAGTTCATTGCATGATAGTGGTTTAACAGGAAGAAAACTTATAGTGGATAGTTTTGGTGGCTATGCTCCAATAGGAGGTGGCGCACAATCTTCTAAAGATTATACCAAAGTTGATAGAAGCGGGCTTTATGCTGCAAGATGGCTTGCTAAAAATATTGTAGCAGCAGGTCTTGCTAAAAAATGTATAGTGCAACTTTCTTATGCGATAGGTGTTGCTAAGCCAACTTCTGTAAGCGTAGACTGTATGGGAACAAATACAAGATTAAATGATGATATTTTAAGCGATTTTGTAATGAAAACTTTTCCATTAACTCCGAATTGGATTAAAAATAAATTTAATCTTGATAAGCCAAGTAAAGATACTTTTATGTACGCTGATGTTGCTGCTCGTGGTCAAGTAGGGCAGGCTGATTACCCTTGGGAGAAATTAGACGCAGTTGAGGAATTTAAAGCATTGTAA
- a CDS encoding DUF6394 family protein produces MNWGKVIYIFFALMSLTTTAGFLYDQNEVALFIAACVNLISTLLKIGVRNFLAAELFASSLVADLHLIPAFALIQINPEANVMVYTLAIGALIANIFSMILVIVDSVKNQEEN; encoded by the coding sequence ATGAATTGGGGTAAGGTTATTTATATCTTTTTTGCTTTAATGAGTTTAACTACAACCGCAGGATTTTTATATGATCAAAACGAGGTTGCATTATTTATTGCAGCTTGTGTGAATTTGATTTCTACTTTATTGAAAATTGGAGTTAGAAATTTCTTAGCAGCTGAGTTATTTGCAAGTTCTTTAGTGGCGGATTTGCATTTAATTCCAGCTTTTGCTTTAATTCAAATCAACCCAGAAGCCAATGTGATGGTTTATACTTTGGCGATAGGAGCTTTGATAGCTAATATCTTTTCGATGATTTTAGTTATAGTAGATTCAGTGAAAAATCAAGAAGAAAACTAG